The following coding sequences lie in one Oncorhynchus nerka isolate Pitt River linkage group LG14, Oner_Uvic_2.0, whole genome shotgun sequence genomic window:
- the si:dkey-23o4.6 gene encoding retinol dehydrogenase 13 isoform X2, translated as MARRGARVVMACRDLTRAARAADEIRQATGNSNIVVRHLDLASMYSVRELAKEFIASEDRLDILINNAGVMMCPKWLTEDGFETQLAVNHLGHFLLTNLLLGKLKSSAPSRVVNVSSIAHKGGKIQFDDLFFAKRPYNSLVSYRQSKLANVLFSRELARRLKGTGVTSYSLHPGVIRTELTRHVETWFPMLRAILSAPSVLLMKTPTQGAQTSIYCAVTPGLEHKSGSYFSDCAMTETAPGGRDDAVAKRLWKESARLVGYIEKD; from the exons ATGGCACGTAGAG GGGCGCGGGTGGTGATGGCATGCCGGGACCTGACACGGGCTGCGAGGGCGGCGGATGAGATTCGTCAGGCCACAGGGAACAGCAACATCGTAGTGCGGCACCTGGACCTGGCCTCTATGTACTCTGTCAGAGAGTTGGCCAAAGAGTTCATTGCCAGTGAGGATCGCCTAGATATACTCATCAACAACGCTG GTGTGATGATGTGCCCTAAGTGGCTAACAGAGGACGGCTTCGAGACACAACTGGCTGTCAATCACCTCGGACACTTTCTACTGACCAATCTCCTTCTGGGGAAGCTCAAGAGCTCCGCCCCTAGCCGTGTGGTCAATGTGTCTAGCATTGCCCACAAAGGGG GTAAGATCCAGTTTGATGATCTTTTCTTTGCCAAGAGGCCATACAACTCCCTGGTCAGTTACAGGCAGAGCAAGCTGGCCAACGTGCTATTCTCCAGAGAGCTGGCCAGAAGGTTGAAAG GTACGGGGGTGACGTCCTACAGCCTGCATCCCGGGGTGATCAGGACAGAGCTGACTCGTCACGTGGAGACCTGGTTCCCCATGCTGAGGGCCATCCTGTCAGCCCCCTCCGTGCTCCTCATGAAGACCCCCACCCAGGGTGCCCAGACCTCCATCTACTGTGCTGTCACCCCAGGACTGGAGCACAAGTCTGGCAGCTACTTCAG TGACTGTGCCATGACGGAGACCGCCCCAGGGGGGAGGGATGATGCGGTGGCCAAGAGGCTTTGGAAGGAGAGTGCCCGTCTGGTGGGTTACATAGAGAAAGACTGA
- the si:dkey-23o4.6 gene encoding retinol dehydrogenase 12 isoform X1, with product MWDEVVRSAPVKYGAVIAVTVICVVLLRKWIAGGVCQSSVQLRGKTVLVTGANTGIGKETCHNMARRGARVVMACRDLTRAARAADEIRQATGNSNIVVRHLDLASMYSVRELAKEFIASEDRLDILINNAGVMMCPKWLTEDGFETQLAVNHLGHFLLTNLLLGKLKSSAPSRVVNVSSIAHKGGKIQFDDLFFAKRPYNSLVSYRQSKLANVLFSRELARRLKGTGVTSYSLHPGVIRTELTRHVETWFPMLRAILSAPSVLLMKTPTQGAQTSIYCAVTPGLEHKSGSYFSDCAMTETAPGGRDDAVAKRLWKESARLVGYIEKD from the exons ATGTGGGATGAAGTTGTTCGGTCTGCGCCGGTTAAGTATGGCGCTGTCATAGCGGTCACAGTGATCT GCGTTGTTCTGTTGAGGAAATGGATTGCTGGGGGTGTGTGTCAATCTTCAGTCCAATTACGTGGCAAGACGGTGTTGGTCACCGGTGCCAACACCGGCATTGGCAAGGAAACGTGCCATAACATGGCACGTAGAG GGGCGCGGGTGGTGATGGCATGCCGGGACCTGACACGGGCTGCGAGGGCGGCGGATGAGATTCGTCAGGCCACAGGGAACAGCAACATCGTAGTGCGGCACCTGGACCTGGCCTCTATGTACTCTGTCAGAGAGTTGGCCAAAGAGTTCATTGCCAGTGAGGATCGCCTAGATATACTCATCAACAACGCTG GTGTGATGATGTGCCCTAAGTGGCTAACAGAGGACGGCTTCGAGACACAACTGGCTGTCAATCACCTCGGACACTTTCTACTGACCAATCTCCTTCTGGGGAAGCTCAAGAGCTCCGCCCCTAGCCGTGTGGTCAATGTGTCTAGCATTGCCCACAAAGGGG GTAAGATCCAGTTTGATGATCTTTTCTTTGCCAAGAGGCCATACAACTCCCTGGTCAGTTACAGGCAGAGCAAGCTGGCCAACGTGCTATTCTCCAGAGAGCTGGCCAGAAGGTTGAAAG GTACGGGGGTGACGTCCTACAGCCTGCATCCCGGGGTGATCAGGACAGAGCTGACTCGTCACGTGGAGACCTGGTTCCCCATGCTGAGGGCCATCCTGTCAGCCCCCTCCGTGCTCCTCATGAAGACCCCCACCCAGGGTGCCCAGACCTCCATCTACTGTGCTGTCACCCCAGGACTGGAGCACAAGTCTGGCAGCTACTTCAG TGACTGTGCCATGACGGAGACCGCCCCAGGGGGGAGGGATGATGCGGTGGCCAAGAGGCTTTGGAAGGAGAGTGCCCGTCTGGTGGGTTACATAGAGAAAGACTGA